From Cucumis melo cultivar AY chromosome 1, USDA_Cmelo_AY_1.0, whole genome shotgun sequence, a single genomic window includes:
- the LOC103497547 gene encoding probable myosin-binding protein 5 isoform X2 — translation MASAFSSVFGKLSGRNMLRENGISRLQSEVCCSTVPRLQNMVDKYGEYDGKGKKMMYQKPRTKIRRRRRAAVDNGKLSKGICEGNETRKEREFVALVERQDFITDDGNESNHPDLGQRIWQGFESSGSLGENNYMNKGSSTVGQGTSNAEERDIIRNEASTIRLLELALEEERAARASLFVELEEERAAAATAADEAIAMITRLQNEKASFEMEARQYHREVEEKFSYDEEKMNILREILVKRDIDYHVLEKEIEAYRQMDFAEKEQLKGNRDYILDEHKELSVTAHCSNGDPPIGYPIGNAVSLQRTVKLNELRDNSLLSDAIEAAPHCGGFEKSFLSRGALQNLDHITHAVNDLGGSIVDMEIDVQDIHVIDEKLHMEDTKVERKVDN, via the exons ATGG CTTCAGCTTTTTCTTCAGTTTTTGGAAAGCTTTCTGGACG GAATATGTTAAGGGAGAATGGAATTTCTCGATTGCAATCAGAAGTATGCTGTAGTACTGTCCCAAGGTTACAAAATATGGTTGATAAATATGGTGAATATGATGGTAAGGGTAAGAAGATGATGTACCAGAAGCCGAGGACTAAAATCCGACGGCGGAGGAGAGCTGCCGTTGACAATGGGAAATTGTCCAAGGGAATTTGTGAGGGGAATGAAACTAGAAAGGAAAGGGAATTTGTGGCATTGGTTGAGAGACAAGACTTTATTACAG ATGATGGTAATGAATCAAATCACCCAGACTTGGGTCAAAGAATCTGGCAAGGCTTTGAATCAAGTGGTTCACTTGgcgaaaataattatatgaataaaggttctTCCACTGTAGGACAAGGTACCAGTAATGCTGAAGAGAGAGACATTATCAGAAATGAAGCAAGTACTATTAGATTGTTGGAGCTGGCCCTTGAAGAAGAGAGAGCTGCACGGGCATCTCTTTTTGTGGAACTAGAGGAGGAGAGAGCTGCCGCTGCCACTGCTGCTGATGAAGCAATAGCCATGATAACACGTTTGCAAAATGAGAAGGCGTCATTTGAAATGGAAGCAAGGCAATATCATAGGGAAGTAGAAGAAAAGTTTTCTTATGATGAAGAAAAGATGAATATCCTTCGAGAGATCCTTGTCAAAAGGGACATAGACTATCATGTTCTGGAGAAGGAAATAGAAGCGTATAGACAGATGGATTTTGCAGAAAAGGAACAGTTAAAAGGAAACCGGGATTACATTTTGGATGAACATAAAGAACTGTCTGTCACAGCTCATTGCTCAAATGGAGATCCACCCATTGGTTATCCAATTGGAAATGCTGTTTCACTTCAAAGGACGGTAAAGTTGAACGAGCTGAGGGATAATAGCTTGTTATCTGATGCTATTGAAGCAGCACCACACTGTGGTGGTTTTGAGAAAAGCTTTCTTTCTCGTGGGGCACTTCAAAATTTGGATCACATAACTCACGCAGTCAATGATTTAGGAGGTTCTATCGTTGATATGGAAATAGATGTTCAAGATATTCATGTGATTGATGAAAAACTCCACATGGAGGACACTAAAGTGGAGAGAAAAGTTGATAATTAA
- the LOC103497547 gene encoding uncharacterized protein LOC103497547 isoform X1: MSFHEIHSWTLSGLVRAFLDLAVVYFLLCVSATMFIPSKILKVVGFCLPCPCTGFYGNHNTNLCLHKLVVNWPKRKIYLVLDLVKNRFPFDLFFMDAEQIGNSNRNMLRENGISRLQSEVCCSTVPRLQNMVDKYGEYDGKGKKMMYQKPRTKIRRRRRAAVDNGKLSKGICEGNETRKEREFVALVERQDFITDDGNESNHPDLGQRIWQGFESSGSLGENNYMNKGSSTVGQGTSNAEERDIIRNEASTIRLLELALEEERAARASLFVELEEERAAAATAADEAIAMITRLQNEKASFEMEARQYHREVEEKFSYDEEKMNILREILVKRDIDYHVLEKEIEAYRQMDFAEKEQLKGNRDYILDEHKELSVTAHCSNGDPPIGYPIGNAVSLQRTVKLNELRDNSLLSDAIEAAPHCGGFEKSFLSRGALQNLDHITHAVNDLGGSIVDMEIDVQDIHVIDEKLHMEDTKVERKVDN; this comes from the exons ATGTCTTTCCACGAGATTCATTCATGGACTTTATCTGGACTAGTTAGAGCTTTTCTTGACCTAGCtgttgtttattttcttttgtgtgTGTCGGCCACTATGTTTATCCCTTCCAAGATTTTGAAAGTTGTTGGGTTTTGCTTGCCTTGTCCCTGTACTGGATTTTATGGGAATCACAACACTAATTTGTGTTTACATAAACTCGTTGTTAATTGGCCTAAGAGGAAGATCTATTTGGTGCTCGATTTGGTCAAGAATAGGTTTccttttgatttgttttttatGGATGCTGAACAAATTGGGAATTCGAATAGGAATATGTTAAGGGAGAATGGAATTTCTCGATTGCAATCAGAAGTATGCTGTAGTACTGTCCCAAGGTTACAAAATATGGTTGATAAATATGGTGAATATGATGGTAAGGGTAAGAAGATGATGTACCAGAAGCCGAGGACTAAAATCCGACGGCGGAGGAGAGCTGCCGTTGACAATGGGAAATTGTCCAAGGGAATTTGTGAGGGGAATGAAACTAGAAAGGAAAGGGAATTTGTGGCATTGGTTGAGAGACAAGACTTTATTACAG ATGATGGTAATGAATCAAATCACCCAGACTTGGGTCAAAGAATCTGGCAAGGCTTTGAATCAAGTGGTTCACTTGgcgaaaataattatatgaataaaggttctTCCACTGTAGGACAAGGTACCAGTAATGCTGAAGAGAGAGACATTATCAGAAATGAAGCAAGTACTATTAGATTGTTGGAGCTGGCCCTTGAAGAAGAGAGAGCTGCACGGGCATCTCTTTTTGTGGAACTAGAGGAGGAGAGAGCTGCCGCTGCCACTGCTGCTGATGAAGCAATAGCCATGATAACACGTTTGCAAAATGAGAAGGCGTCATTTGAAATGGAAGCAAGGCAATATCATAGGGAAGTAGAAGAAAAGTTTTCTTATGATGAAGAAAAGATGAATATCCTTCGAGAGATCCTTGTCAAAAGGGACATAGACTATCATGTTCTGGAGAAGGAAATAGAAGCGTATAGACAGATGGATTTTGCAGAAAAGGAACAGTTAAAAGGAAACCGGGATTACATTTTGGATGAACATAAAGAACTGTCTGTCACAGCTCATTGCTCAAATGGAGATCCACCCATTGGTTATCCAATTGGAAATGCTGTTTCACTTCAAAGGACGGTAAAGTTGAACGAGCTGAGGGATAATAGCTTGTTATCTGATGCTATTGAAGCAGCACCACACTGTGGTGGTTTTGAGAAAAGCTTTCTTTCTCGTGGGGCACTTCAAAATTTGGATCACATAACTCACGCAGTCAATGATTTAGGAGGTTCTATCGTTGATATGGAAATAGATGTTCAAGATATTCATGTGATTGATGAAAAACTCCACATGGAGGACACTAAAGTGGAGAGAAAAGTTGATAATTAA
- the LOC103497548 gene encoding phosphatidylinositol/phosphatidylcholine transfer protein SFH9, which yields MPGEFEDDERPRVFEPESSEDDRRRTRSKSLRKRAITASAKFSNTLRKQSSRVADCRFATISVHEVRDAGEEDSVNKFRQVLIATDLLPPRHDDYHTMLRFLKARKFDMDKTLNMWTEMLSWRKDNHIDTIMQDFVYDEYEEVQRYYPHGYHGVDKGGRPVYIERLGKIEPGKLMNVTTIDRFLKYHVQGFEKLFSEKFTACSIAAKRHIYCTTTILDVQGLNLMSFRKLATDLVLRMQKIDGENYPETLNQMFIVNAGNGFKFLWNTAKTFLDPRTTAKIHVLGCKFQYKLLEVIDSSQLPDFLGGDCSCSNEGGCLRSDKGPWNDPEIKKLVFTEEATHSRKANNFYGRSSFEINFFNSKMEGNEISSPESGSEATATASASSIGNFVSVTAREKCSASRPINSVVEPTDAAGLVEEYSSNNLYADVQPAGQPKKFIPQVTSTFIHFVFKIFACIYLLVPGFGRIFMIRHTENQQREASSDHHLEDSGTREESKESAVDPLWKRLQNLEVMVTELTNKPSKIPLEKEDMLHESLNRIKSIEYDLQKTKRALLATASKQVELAESMESIKENNLVGANSCWPRNRNPFLYRS from the exons ATGCCGG GAGAATTTGAAGATGATGAGAGGCCCAGGGTCTTTGAACCTGAATCCTCTGAAGATGACAGACGCCGAACTCGCTCTAAATCTCTTAGGAAGAGAGCCATTACTGCTTCTGCTAAATTTAGCAATACGCTGAGAAAGCAAAGTAGTAGGGTTGCTGATTGCCGCTTTGCTACGATTTCGGTTCATGAGGTCCGGGATGCTGGGGAGGAAGATTCTGTCAATAAGTTCCGCCAGGTTTTGATCGCTACAGATCTGTTGCCACCTCGTCATGATGATTATCACACTATGCTCAG ATTTCTCAAGGCTAGAAAGTTTGACATGGATAAAACTCTCAACATGTGGACTGAGATGCTCAGCTGGAGAAAAGATAATCATATAGATACTATTATGCAG GATTTCGTATATGATGAGTATGAAGAAGTTCAACGATATTATCCTCATGGTTACCATGGTGTGGATAAAGGAGGAAGACCTGTTTATATTGAAAGACTTGGAAAAATTGAACCGGGAAAGCTAATGAATGTCACTACAATTGATCGGTTTTTGAAATATCATGTTCAAGGGTTTGAGAAGCTTTTTTCTGAGAAATTCACAGCATGTTCTATTGCTGCAAAAAGGCACATATATTGTACAACAACGATACTGGATGTTCAGGGACTG AACTTGATGAGCTTTAGAAAGCTTGCGACTGACCTTGTTTTGCGCATGCAAAAAATTGATGGGGAAAATTATCCTGAG ACGCTGAATCAAATGTTCATTGTAAATGCTGGCAATGGGTTCAAATTTCTATGGAATACTGCAAAAACCTTTCTTGATCCAAGGACTACAGCGAAGATTCAT GTTTTGGGCTGCAAATTTCAATATAAGCTGTTGGAGGTCATAGACTCAAG TCAGCTTCCCGACTTCCTAGGAGGAGATTGTTCGTGTTCAAATGAAGGTGGATGTCTTAGATCTGACAAGGGCCCCTGGAATGATCCCGAAATCAAGAAA CTTGTTTTTACCGAAGAAGCTACTCACTCAAGAAAGGCTAACAATTTCTACGGCAGGAGTAGTTTTGAAATCAACTTTTTTAACTCGAAG ATGGAGGGTAATGAAATTTCTTCACCTGAATCAGGGTCAGAGGCAACTGCAACTGCCAGTGCTTCTAGCATCGGAAATTTTGTTTCAGTGACTGCCAGG GAAAAGTGTTCTGCGTCTAGGCCCATTAACAGCGTCGTTGAACCTACGGATGCTGCTGGATTAGTTGAAGAATATAGTTCAA ATAATCTATACGCTGATGTCCAACCAGCAGGGcaaccaaaaaaattcattccTCAAGTTACGAGTACATTTATTCATTTTGTATTCAAAATTTTTGCTTGTATATATCTACTAGTTCCTGGATTCGGGAGAATTTTCATGATTAGACACACTGAGAACCAACAACGTGAAGCCTCTTCCGACCATCATTTGGAGGATTCAGGGACTCGAGAAGAATCTAAAGAATCAGCAGTGGACCCACTCTGGAAAAGGCTGCAAAATTTGGAAGTTATGGTGACGGAACTTACAAATAAACCTTCAAAAATCCCTCTAGAAAAAGAGGACATGCTTCACGAATCGCTGAATCGTATAAAATCTATAGAATATGACTTGCAGAAGACAAAGAGA GCATTGCTTGCTACTGCATCAAAACAAGTGGAGCTTGCTGAGTCAATGGAAAGTATAAAGGAAAACAACTTAGTT GGAGCAAATTCATGTTGGCCTAGAAATCGAAACccatttttgtatagaagttga